In Armatimonadota bacterium, a single genomic region encodes these proteins:
- a CDS encoding amidohydrolase family protein, translated as MGLTLRGGTVLVSLDPPRLVHGDVVVDGGRVVAVGAAGGTAAGPARDCSGCLILPGQVNAHTHLYSALARGMPYRLPPPRNFLQILQRVWWRLDRALDEASLRASALLGGLEALLAGTTTLIDHHASPNAIDGALDVIAEALETLGVRSVLCYEVTDRDGPERARAGLAENRRFLRRRHPLTRGLAGAHASFTLSEETLAECVAVARAAGVGVHIHVAEDLADQRDALARFERRVVRRLADAGALDGGALLAHCVHVDEEEVALIQAHRATVAHNARSNMHNSVGRAPVGRLGGRVVLGTDGIGGDMFAEGRAAYWRAREDDIAVGVDWPLRRLAAAAALAGRLFGEPLLGRLEPGAPADLVVLAYLPPTPLAAENVAGHWVFGLSAAQVRDVVVAGELVVADRQPTRVDRAAVVAEATAQAARLWQRLEALGPHPYEPAGT; from the coding sequence ATGGGCCTGACGCTGCGCGGCGGGACGGTCCTGGTGAGCCTGGACCCGCCGCGCCTGGTGCACGGTGACGTGGTCGTGGACGGCGGCCGCGTCGTCGCGGTCGGCGCGGCCGGCGGCACGGCCGCCGGACCCGCGCGGGACTGCAGCGGCTGCCTCATCCTCCCCGGCCAGGTGAACGCGCACACCCACCTCTACTCGGCCCTGGCCCGCGGGATGCCCTACCGCCTGCCGCCGCCCCGGAACTTCCTGCAGATCCTCCAGCGGGTCTGGTGGCGGCTCGACCGGGCGCTCGACGAGGCCAGCCTGCGCGCCTCCGCGCTGTTGGGGGGGCTGGAGGCGCTGCTGGCCGGCACCACCACGCTGATCGACCACCACGCCTCCCCCAACGCCATCGACGGCGCGCTGGACGTCATCGCCGAGGCCCTGGAGACGCTGGGCGTGCGCTCGGTGCTGTGCTACGAGGTGACCGACCGCGACGGCCCCGAGCGCGCCCGGGCGGGGCTGGCGGAGAACCGCCGCTTCCTGCGGCGGCGCCACCCGCTCACCCGCGGGCTCGCCGGTGCCCACGCCTCCTTCACCCTCTCGGAGGAGACGCTGGCCGAGTGCGTGGCCGTGGCGCGCGCCGCCGGCGTCGGCGTGCATATCCACGTGGCGGAGGACCTGGCCGACCAGCGCGACGCCCTGGCCCGCTTCGAGCGCCGGGTCGTCCGCCGCCTGGCCGACGCCGGGGCCCTCGACGGTGGCGCCCTGCTGGCCCACTGCGTCCACGTCGACGAGGAGGAGGTCGCCCTCATCCAGGCGCACCGGGCCACGGTGGCCCACAACGCCCGCTCCAACATGCACAACAGCGTCGGCCGGGCGCCGGTGGGCCGCCTCGGGGGGCGGGTGGTCCTGGGGACCGACGGCATCGGGGGCGACATGTTCGCCGAGGGACGGGCGGCCTACTGGCGGGCGCGGGAGGACGACATCGCGGTGGGGGTGGACTGGCCGCTCAGGCGGCTGGCGGCGGCCGCCGCGCTGGCGGGGCGGCTCTTCGGCGAGCCGCTCCTCGGTCGCCTGGAACCGGGCGCGCCGGCGGACCTGGTCGTCCTGGCGTACCTGCCGCCCACGCCGCTGGCGGCGGAGAACGTGGCCGGCCACTGGGTCTTCGGGCTGAGCGCGGCCCAGGTGCGCGATGTGGTGGTGGCCGGTGAGCTGGTGGTGGCGGACCGGCAGCCCACACGGGTGGACCGGGCGGCGGTGGTGGCCGAGGCGACGGCGCAGGCGGCGCGGCTGTGGCAGCGCCTGGAGGCGCTGGGACCCCACCCGTACGAGCCGGCCGGGACCTGA
- a CDS encoding TlpA disulfide reductase family protein, producing the protein MTDHPLSAPRRRLWRLGAGLWLLALLAAGGLALAAARGVLAPARPPLPEVVARPATAPGVPRAPALPELPGMLPVVSRPPAPDFVRPSLRDGRPVRLSDFRGRTVLLNFFASWCVPCREEAPVLERTAQAFRHRGVVVLGVAVVDEYEAARAFLGTHGITYPAVFDAAGDLMRQFRVTGLPTSIFIDPQGRIAGRFVGPFLGTEGARELERRLVASGAR; encoded by the coding sequence GTGACCGACCACCCGCTCAGCGCTCCGCGCCGTCGCCTCTGGCGCCTGGGAGCGGGGCTGTGGCTCCTGGCACTCCTGGCCGCGGGCGGGCTGGCGCTGGCCGCGGCCCGCGGCGTCCTCGCCCCGGCGCGGCCCCCGCTCCCGGAGGTGGTCGCACGGCCGGCCACCGCCCCCGGGGTCCCGCGGGCCCCCGCGCTCCCGGAACTGCCGGGGATGCTCCCGGTCGTGTCGCGTCCGCCGGCTCCGGACTTCGTGCGCCCGTCGCTGCGCGACGGCCGGCCGGTCCGCCTGAGCGACTTCCGCGGCCGCACCGTCCTGCTGAACTTCTTCGCCTCCTGGTGCGTCCCGTGCAGGGAGGAGGCGCCCGTGCTGGAGCGCACGGCGCAGGCGTTCCGCCACCGGGGCGTGGTGGTGCTGGGCGTGGCCGTGGTGGACGAGTACGAGGCCGCCAGGGCCTTCCTGGGGACCCACGGGATCACCTACCCGGCGGTCTTCGACGCCGCAGGTGACCTGATGCGGCAGTTCCGGGTGACCGGGCTGCCCACCTCGATCTTCATCGACCCGCAGGGGCGCATCGCCGGCCGCTTCGTCGGCCCCTTCCTCGGTACGGAGGGGGCCCGGGAGCTGGAGCGGCGTCTGGTCGCCTCCGGAGCCCGCTGA
- a CDS encoding CopG family transcriptional regulator, whose translation MIRRQVQLTDDQDARLRKLAAERKVSQSDLVRQAVDLLLRQAEGDSAEARRRRALDVVGRFSSGRSDVSIRHDDYLAEEFR comes from the coding sequence ATGATCAGGAGGCAAGTCCAGCTCACGGACGACCAGGACGCGCGCCTGCGGAAGCTGGCGGCCGAACGCAAGGTCTCCCAGTCCGACCTGGTGAGGCAGGCCGTGGATCTGCTGCTGAGGCAGGCGGAGGGGGACTCCGCCGAAGCCCGGCGCCGGCGGGCATTGGATGTGGTCGGGCGCTTCAGCTCGGGACGGTCCGACGTCAGCATCCGCCACGACGACTACCTGGCTGAGGAGTTCCGCTAG
- a CDS encoding LLM class flavin-dependent oxidoreductase, with translation MTSAGRVALYLQDKHPIRDGMAYVQYAEAHGFEAVWQAESRLVREATIPLAAFAAVTERIKVGSGVVSLWTRNVGLLAATFVTLDDLAPGRVMLGIGAWWEPLASKVGVRRERPLRAMREVVEVTRRLMAMERVTYHGEFVHVTDIEIDIVHGNRAPRRIPIYIGATGLQMLELAGEIGDGVLLNYLVSPAYNAQAMAALARGAARAGRRVEDIDRPQLVVCSLDRDRARALDRARELVTQYLGQQPHIMKASGVDPGLLEEIGRVLTWPAGPEEIRRAMRLVPDDVVQMITASGTPEECQAKVREYVGAGCTCPVLYPLGDDVRLMIDTFAHGEF, from the coding sequence GTGACGAGCGCGGGGCGGGTGGCGCTCTACCTGCAGGACAAGCACCCCATCCGGGACGGGATGGCCTACGTGCAGTACGCCGAGGCCCACGGCTTCGAGGCGGTCTGGCAGGCGGAGAGCCGCCTGGTGCGCGAGGCCACCATCCCGCTGGCCGCCTTTGCCGCCGTCACCGAGCGCATCAAGGTCGGCAGCGGGGTGGTCAGCCTGTGGACGCGCAACGTGGGGTTGCTGGCGGCCACCTTCGTCACCCTCGATGACCTGGCCCCGGGCCGGGTGATGCTGGGGATCGGGGCGTGGTGGGAACCGCTCGCCTCCAAGGTAGGGGTGCGGCGGGAGCGGCCGCTGCGGGCCATGCGCGAGGTGGTGGAGGTGACGCGCCGCCTCATGGCCATGGAGCGCGTCACCTACCACGGCGAGTTCGTCCACGTCACCGACATCGAGATCGACATCGTGCACGGCAACCGGGCCCCGCGCCGGATCCCCATCTACATCGGGGCCACCGGGCTGCAGATGCTGGAGCTGGCCGGCGAGATCGGCGACGGCGTCCTGCTCAACTACCTGGTTAGCCCGGCCTACAACGCCCAGGCCATGGCCGCCCTCGCCCGGGGAGCCGCGCGGGCGGGACGCCGCGTCGAGGACATCGACCGCCCGCAGCTCGTCGTCTGCTCGCTGGACCGGGACCGGGCGCGCGCGCTGGACCGCGCCCGGGAACTGGTCACCCAGTACCTGGGGCAGCAGCCCCACATCATGAAGGCGAGCGGGGTGGACCCGGGCCTGCTGGAGGAGATCGGCCGGGTCCTCACCTGGCCGGCAGGCCCTGAGGAGATCCGCCGGGCCATGCGCCTGGTACCCGACGATGTGGTGCAGATGATCACCGCCTCGGGCACGCCCGAGGAGTGCCAGGCCAAGGTGCGGGAGTACGTGGGCGCCGGATGCACCTGCCCCGTGCTGTACCCCCTGGGCGACGACGTGCGGTTGATGATCGACACCTTCGCCCACGGGGAGTTCTGA
- the xdh gene encoding selenium-dependent xanthine dehydrogenase — MAIAFTLNGRPVTVEAPPGASLLEVLREQCGLTSMKDGCAPEGSCGACTVMVDGRAVVSCAQPAARVAGRQVTTLEGLPPKRRALWADCFVAAGASQCGFCSPGIVMKAEALLARQPTPSRAEIARALAGNLCRCTGYVKIVDAIEHVAAAGRGVPPPAVDWSGRVGSRTGRYEGRELALGTKPYVNDLRVPGLLHGALRFSDHPRARVVRIDTTKARAYPGVVAVATWRDVPGERTQGLITRDWRQFVAEGETTAYVGDVLAAVAATSRAAAREAAALIEVEYEVLEPVTDPVQALQPDAPRLHERGNVLSVSTVKRGDVDAALASAAHVLTETFQTQFIEHAFLEPESALVVPEADGTLHVYSQGQGPWDDRRQVASFLGWPEDRVRVTQVSNGGAFGAKEDLNVQCHAALLAVLTGRPVLVTLSRRESIRFHTKRHPLTMTYTVGCDAEGHLVAVRARIVGDTGAYASVGDKVLERAAGHACGPYRVPAVDVEATAVYTNNPPAGAMRGFGVPQVAFAMEGMLDRLAERVGIDPWEIRWRNALETGDIFATGQRLGPGVGLKRTLLAVRDIYRSARYAGIACGVKNTGVGNGLAEYGKAILRPEADGTVILFHSWTEMGQGVHTALQQIACEELGLTADRVRVVVDTIRELNTGQCTASRSTVLGGRAVIEAARRLRAALDGRRLEELAGQEFYGEFVVDWTTKLGVPNPVTHFAYGWATQVVILDDQGRVAKVVCAHDVGKVINPTLLEGQIEGSVHMGLGYALSEEFVVEGGVPVTDTLKSLGIWPATAMPEVECIFVEEPQPEGPYGAKGVGEIGMVPTAAAVAGALHAYDGIRRTRLPMRDAPASRVAAPKRSAVGRAVAAAGASSPVTAAGGSSPMAAAGGPSPGVSPPQAAAGTVPP, encoded by the coding sequence ATGGCCATCGCCTTCACGCTGAACGGCCGGCCGGTCACCGTCGAGGCCCCACCCGGCGCCAGCCTGCTGGAGGTCCTGCGGGAGCAGTGCGGGCTCACCTCCATGAAGGACGGGTGCGCGCCGGAGGGGTCGTGCGGCGCCTGCACCGTCATGGTGGATGGCCGCGCCGTGGTCTCCTGCGCCCAGCCGGCGGCGCGGGTGGCCGGGCGGCAGGTGACGACGCTGGAGGGGCTGCCCCCCAAACGCCGCGCCCTGTGGGCCGACTGCTTCGTGGCCGCCGGCGCCTCCCAGTGCGGCTTCTGCTCCCCCGGCATCGTCATGAAGGCGGAGGCGCTGCTGGCGCGCCAGCCGACCCCCTCCCGCGCCGAGATCGCCCGCGCGCTGGCCGGGAACCTCTGCCGTTGCACCGGGTACGTGAAGATCGTCGACGCCATCGAGCACGTGGCGGCGGCCGGGCGGGGGGTGCCCCCGCCCGCGGTGGACTGGAGCGGCCGGGTGGGCTCGCGCACGGGACGGTACGAGGGGCGGGAGCTCGCGCTGGGCACCAAACCCTACGTGAACGACCTGCGCGTCCCCGGCCTGCTGCACGGGGCGCTGCGCTTCTCGGACCACCCGCGGGCGCGGGTGGTGCGCATCGACACCACGAAGGCGCGCGCCTACCCGGGCGTGGTGGCGGTGGCCACCTGGCGCGACGTCCCCGGCGAACGGACCCAGGGGCTCATCACGCGGGACTGGCGCCAGTTCGTGGCCGAGGGGGAGACCACCGCCTACGTGGGGGACGTGCTGGCGGCCGTCGCTGCGACGTCACGGGCCGCGGCCCGGGAAGCCGCAGCCTTGATCGAGGTGGAGTACGAGGTCCTCGAGCCTGTCACGGATCCTGTCCAGGCCCTGCAGCCCGACGCGCCGCGCCTGCACGAGCGCGGCAACGTCCTCTCGGTCTCCACGGTCAAGCGCGGCGACGTCGACGCCGCCCTGGCCAGTGCGGCGCACGTCCTGACCGAGACCTTCCAGACCCAGTTCATCGAGCACGCCTTCCTCGAGCCGGAGTCCGCGCTGGTGGTCCCGGAAGCCGACGGGACGCTGCACGTCTACTCCCAGGGCCAGGGGCCCTGGGACGACCGCCGGCAGGTGGCCTCCTTCCTGGGGTGGCCGGAGGACCGGGTGCGCGTCACCCAGGTGAGCAACGGCGGCGCCTTCGGCGCCAAGGAGGACCTGAACGTCCAGTGCCACGCCGCTCTCCTGGCGGTCCTCACGGGGCGCCCGGTGCTGGTCACCCTCTCCCGCCGCGAGTCCATCCGCTTCCACACCAAGCGCCACCCCCTGACGATGACCTACACGGTGGGCTGCGACGCCGAGGGGCACCTGGTGGCGGTGCGGGCGCGCATCGTGGGCGACACCGGCGCCTATGCCAGCGTGGGGGACAAGGTGCTGGAGCGCGCCGCCGGGCACGCCTGCGGCCCCTACCGGGTCCCGGCCGTCGACGTGGAGGCCACCGCCGTCTACACCAACAACCCGCCGGCGGGGGCGATGCGCGGCTTCGGGGTGCCCCAGGTGGCCTTCGCCATGGAGGGGATGCTCGACCGCCTGGCCGAGCGCGTGGGCATCGACCCCTGGGAGATCCGCTGGCGCAACGCGCTGGAGACGGGAGACATCTTCGCCACCGGCCAGCGCCTCGGCCCCGGCGTGGGCCTGAAGCGGACGCTGCTGGCGGTGCGCGACATCTACCGCTCGGCGCGCTACGCCGGCATCGCCTGCGGGGTGAAGAACACCGGGGTGGGCAACGGGCTGGCCGAATACGGCAAGGCCATCCTGCGCCCCGAGGCCGACGGCACCGTCATCCTCTTCCACTCCTGGACGGAGATGGGGCAGGGGGTGCACACGGCGCTGCAGCAGATCGCCTGCGAGGAGCTGGGCCTCACCGCCGACCGCGTGCGCGTCGTGGTGGACACCATCCGCGAGCTGAACACCGGGCAGTGCACCGCCTCGCGTTCCACGGTGCTCGGCGGACGGGCGGTGATCGAGGCGGCGCGCCGGCTGCGGGCGGCGCTGGACGGGCGGCGGCTGGAGGAGCTGGCCGGCCAGGAGTTCTACGGCGAGTTCGTGGTGGACTGGACCACGAAGCTCGGCGTCCCCAACCCGGTCACCCACTTCGCCTACGGCTGGGCCACCCAGGTGGTCATCCTCGACGACCAGGGGCGGGTGGCGAAGGTGGTCTGCGCCCACGATGTCGGCAAGGTGATCAACCCCACCCTGCTGGAGGGGCAGATCGAGGGCTCGGTGCACATGGGCCTCGGCTACGCCCTCTCGGAGGAGTTCGTGGTGGAGGGCGGGGTGCCGGTGACCGACACGCTGAAGTCGCTGGGGATCTGGCCGGCGACGGCCATGCCCGAGGTGGAGTGCATCTTCGTGGAGGAGCCGCAGCCGGAGGGGCCCTACGGGGCCAAGGGCGTCGGGGAGATCGGCATGGTGCCCACCGCCGCTGCCGTGGCCGGGGCCCTCCACGCCTACGACGGCATCCGCCGCACCCGCCTGCCCATGCGCGACGCCCCGGCCTCCCGGGTGGCCGCGCCCAAGCGCAGCGCGGTCGGCCGGGCCGTGGCGGCGGCCGGCGCGTCGTCTCCGGTGACGGCGGCTGGCGGGTCGTCTCCCATGGCGGCAGCCGGGGGGCCGTCTCCCGGCGTCTCACCGCCGCAGGCCGCAGCGGGGACCGTCCCTCCCTGA
- a CDS encoding PIN domain-containing protein, producing the protein MDTSALYALLDRDDQVHRAAAATWAGLLRAGDPLLTHNYVLVETTALLQRRLGTAAVQALRDDLLPVLSTVWVDENVHEMALTALIAARDREVSLVDRVSFECMRRRGVRRAFAFDRHFADQGFEVIPEGAAR; encoded by the coding sequence ATCGATACCTCCGCACTGTACGCGCTGCTCGACCGGGACGACCAGGTGCATCGTGCAGCCGCAGCCACCTGGGCCGGGCTTCTGCGGGCAGGGGACCCGCTGCTCACCCACAACTACGTCCTCGTCGAGACCACCGCCCTGCTGCAGCGGCGCCTCGGTACGGCGGCGGTGCAGGCGCTCCGGGACGACCTCCTCCCCGTGCTCTCCACGGTGTGGGTGGACGAGAACGTGCACGAAATGGCCCTCACGGCTCTCATCGCCGCGCGCGACCGGGAGGTCAGCCTGGTCGACCGGGTCAGCTTCGAGTGCATGCGCCGGCGGGGGGTGCGGCGGGCGTTCGCCTTCGACCGGCACTTCGCGGACCAGGGCTTCGAAGTGATCCCCGAGGGCGCCGCCCGCTGA
- a CDS encoding FAD binding domain-containing protein codes for MEVLRPRTLEEALALKARTPEAVPIAGGTDLMVELNFDRRRPPAILDLWRLPGITGWRREDGTLFLGSGVTYTRIIRELPDILPLVQASRSVGSPQIRNRGTVGGNLGTASPAGDALPVLAAYDAEVVVASAARGPRTLPWDRFLTGPKRTALAPDELILGARWRPLRGAGSFSKVGIRNAMVIAVASLCLVLDEEGRTVRVALGSVGPTVLRAPEAEAFAAQALARAGAWEDPRAELPPEAFEGFAERVAAAARPIDDIRGTAAYRRHACRVLARRALAWALEDRWREQS; via the coding sequence GTGGAGGTCCTGCGCCCCCGCACCCTGGAGGAGGCCCTGGCGCTGAAGGCGCGCACCCCGGAGGCCGTGCCCATCGCCGGCGGGACCGACCTGATGGTGGAGCTGAACTTCGACCGCCGCCGCCCGCCCGCGATCCTCGACCTCTGGCGGCTGCCCGGCATCACCGGGTGGCGGCGCGAGGACGGCACGCTGTTCCTCGGGAGCGGCGTCACTTACACCCGCATCATCCGCGAGCTCCCGGACATCCTCCCGCTGGTGCAGGCCTCCCGCTCGGTGGGCTCCCCGCAGATCCGCAACCGCGGCACCGTGGGGGGCAACCTGGGGACCGCCTCTCCCGCCGGGGACGCGCTGCCCGTCCTGGCCGCCTACGACGCCGAGGTGGTGGTGGCCAGCGCCGCCCGCGGCCCGCGCACGCTCCCCTGGGACCGCTTCCTCACCGGCCCGAAGCGCACGGCGCTGGCACCCGACGAGCTGATCCTGGGGGCGCGGTGGCGCCCGCTGCGGGGCGCGGGCTCGTTCTCGAAGGTGGGCATCCGCAACGCCATGGTCATCGCCGTGGCCAGCCTGTGCCTGGTGCTCGACGAGGAGGGGCGCACGGTGCGGGTGGCCCTGGGCTCGGTGGGCCCGACGGTCCTGCGGGCCCCCGAGGCGGAGGCCTTCGCCGCCCAGGCCCTGGCGCGGGCCGGTGCGTGGGAGGACCCGCGCGCGGAGCTCCCGCCCGAAGCCTTCGAGGGGTTCGCCGAGCGCGTGGCGGCTGCCGCCCGCCCCATCGACGACATCCGGGGGACCGCGGCCTACCGCCGCCACGCCTGCCGCGTGCTGGCCCGGCGGGCCCTGGCGTGGGCGCTGGAGGATCGCTGGCGCGAACAGTCGTGA
- a CDS encoding DNA polymerase III subunit alpha has translation MTEPFVHCHLHTEYSLLDGHSRIPQLMEAAARAGMPAIALTDHGAMYGAIEFFLAARQAGLKPIIGVEAYVAARTMADRDPKLDAVAHHLVLLATSLEGYRNLIALTTAAHLDGFYYKPRIDHALLARHRGGLIALSACLQGEVARALLADDEAAARRIAATYRDILGPDHYYLEVQDHGLPEEAKVRHGVVRLARDLGLPLVATNDVHYVHREDADAQDALMCIQMNIGLDQTDKPRMGDVPEFYLKRGEEMARLFADLPEALRTPLEIAERVDLEIPMGTLRLPHFPVPAGETADSYLRALCEAGLRRLYGRVTPELQARLDEELRVIAQTGYAAYFLIVWDFVRFARERGILTTVRGSAAGSLVLYALGVTDVDPIRYRLPFERFLNLERFTPPDIDVDFMDSRRDEVIRYVIDKYGLDHVAQIITFGTMGARQAVRDVGRVMGLPYGDVDRIAKLIPFNATLDEALRQDPELARLARESAQVRRLLDLARKLEGVARHASTHAAGVIISREPLTEHVPLQKATKGDLVMTQYDMNSVDKIGLLKMDFLGLVNLTILDTALRIIEQTRGVRIDLKAIPLDDQATYDLLSAGETVGIFQLEGAGMTRYLRELRPSRIEDIMAMVALFRPGPMANIPAYIRRKHGKEPITYLHPRLEPVLRDTYGVMVYQEDVMAVAQAVAGFTLAEADVLCYAIRKKIKDKLEAQREKFVRGARRNGIPPKVIDQLWEQFEPFARYGFNRAHAACYGLIAYYTAYLKANYPVEYMTAVLTHEAQGQDWQAKVALAVAEARRMGLQVLPPDVNASAENFAVAGGAIRFGLGAVKHVGLGAVQEIIRAREAGGPFTGLADFCARVDTRVVNKRVVEALIKAGAFDSLGVPRAQLLAALDGALAAGQRAQRLRDSLQQGLFDVGVESTPAMPDGSVGLPEFTQEERLAMEKEMLGLYISDHPLAHVQEDLAARTSLPIGQLAEVRDRTPVTVGGIVAALKRTTTKSGSVMAFLTLEDLTGSVEVIVFPRTYEQHAVLLKKDAILVVRGRVDVAEQQVKVLADALFPLAEAPAAEPVTLNGVAVRPAGTADDGEEGEALSAAAEAPAADPAGDLHVRLPASLGPEGLERLRRSLDRHPGPHGLVLHLVGSGQETVVRARGVRVRGEEALTVLQAEFDQVAAWLEGPP, from the coding sequence ATGACCGAACCGTTCGTCCACTGCCACCTGCACACCGAGTACTCCCTGCTCGACGGCCACAGCCGGATCCCCCAGCTCATGGAGGCGGCGGCGCGCGCGGGCATGCCGGCCATCGCCCTGACCGACCACGGGGCGATGTACGGGGCCATCGAGTTCTTCCTGGCGGCGCGGCAGGCCGGCCTCAAGCCCATCATCGGCGTGGAGGCCTACGTCGCCGCCCGGACCATGGCCGACCGCGACCCCAAACTGGACGCGGTGGCCCACCACCTGGTGCTGCTGGCCACCTCGCTGGAGGGCTACCGCAACCTCATCGCCCTCACCACGGCCGCCCACCTGGACGGCTTCTACTACAAGCCGCGCATCGACCACGCCCTGCTGGCCCGCCACCGCGGGGGGCTCATCGCCCTCTCCGCCTGCCTCCAGGGGGAGGTGGCGCGGGCCCTGCTCGCCGACGACGAGGCCGCCGCCCGGCGCATCGCCGCCACGTACCGGGACATCCTGGGGCCCGACCACTACTACCTGGAGGTCCAGGACCACGGCTTGCCCGAGGAGGCGAAGGTGCGCCACGGCGTGGTGCGCCTGGCCCGCGACCTGGGCCTGCCGCTGGTGGCCACCAACGACGTCCACTACGTCCACCGGGAGGACGCCGACGCCCAGGACGCCCTGATGTGCATCCAGATGAACATCGGGCTCGACCAGACCGACAAGCCGCGCATGGGGGACGTCCCCGAGTTCTACCTGAAGCGCGGCGAGGAGATGGCCCGCCTCTTCGCCGACCTCCCGGAGGCGCTGCGCACGCCGCTCGAGATCGCCGAGCGCGTCGACCTGGAGATCCCCATGGGGACGCTGCGCCTGCCCCACTTCCCCGTCCCGGCCGGGGAGACGGCCGACTCCTACCTGCGCGCCCTGTGCGAGGCCGGGCTGCGCCGCCTCTACGGCCGCGTCACCCCGGAGCTGCAGGCGCGGCTGGACGAGGAGCTGCGCGTCATCGCCCAGACCGGCTACGCCGCGTACTTCCTCATCGTCTGGGACTTCGTCCGCTTCGCCCGCGAGCGCGGCATCCTCACCACGGTGCGCGGCTCCGCCGCCGGCAGCCTGGTCCTGTATGCGCTCGGGGTCACCGACGTCGACCCCATCCGCTACCGCCTGCCCTTCGAGCGCTTCCTCAACCTGGAACGCTTCACCCCGCCGGACATCGATGTGGACTTCATGGACAGCCGGCGGGACGAGGTCATCCGCTACGTCATCGACAAGTACGGGCTCGACCACGTCGCCCAGATCATCACCTTCGGCACCATGGGGGCCCGCCAGGCGGTGCGCGACGTGGGCCGGGTCATGGGGCTGCCCTACGGCGACGTGGACCGCATCGCCAAGCTCATCCCCTTCAACGCCACCCTGGACGAGGCGCTGCGCCAGGACCCCGAGCTCGCCCGCCTGGCCCGCGAGTCCGCGCAGGTCCGGCGCCTGCTCGACCTGGCCCGCAAGCTGGAGGGCGTGGCCCGCCACGCCAGCACCCACGCCGCCGGGGTGATCATCTCCCGGGAGCCGCTGACGGAGCACGTGCCGCTGCAGAAGGCCACCAAGGGCGACCTGGTGATGACCCAGTACGACATGAACTCCGTGGACAAGATCGGCCTGCTCAAGATGGACTTCCTGGGCCTGGTGAACCTCACCATCCTGGACACGGCGCTCCGGATCATCGAGCAGACCCGCGGCGTGCGCATCGACCTCAAGGCGATCCCGCTGGATGACCAGGCCACCTACGACCTGCTCTCCGCGGGGGAGACCGTGGGGATCTTCCAGCTGGAGGGGGCGGGGATGACCCGCTACCTGCGCGAGCTGCGCCCCTCGCGCATCGAGGACATCATGGCCATGGTCGCCCTCTTCCGCCCGGGGCCGATGGCCAACATCCCCGCCTACATCCGGCGCAAGCACGGCAAGGAACCGATCACCTACCTCCACCCGCGGCTCGAGCCGGTGCTGCGCGACACCTACGGGGTGATGGTCTACCAGGAGGACGTCATGGCCGTGGCCCAGGCGGTGGCCGGCTTCACCCTGGCCGAGGCCGACGTCCTCTGCTACGCCATCCGCAAGAAGATCAAGGACAAGCTGGAGGCGCAGCGGGAGAAGTTCGTGCGCGGGGCCCGGCGCAACGGCATCCCCCCCAAGGTCATCGACCAGCTCTGGGAGCAGTTCGAGCCCTTCGCCCGCTACGGCTTCAACCGAGCGCACGCGGCCTGCTACGGCCTCATCGCCTACTACACCGCCTACCTGAAGGCCAACTACCCGGTGGAGTACATGACGGCGGTCCTCACCCACGAGGCGCAGGGCCAGGACTGGCAGGCCAAGGTGGCGCTGGCCGTGGCCGAGGCGCGGCGCATGGGGCTGCAGGTGCTGCCGCCCGACGTGAACGCCTCGGCGGAGAACTTCGCCGTGGCCGGCGGGGCCATCCGCTTCGGGCTGGGGGCGGTGAAGCACGTGGGGCTGGGGGCGGTGCAGGAGATCATCCGCGCCCGCGAGGCCGGCGGCCCCTTCACCGGCCTGGCGGACTTCTGCGCCCGCGTCGACACGCGCGTGGTGAACAAGCGCGTGGTGGAGGCGCTCATCAAGGCGGGGGCGTTCGACTCGCTGGGCGTGCCGCGGGCCCAGCTGCTGGCCGCCCTGGACGGCGCGCTGGCGGCGGGGCAGCGGGCACAGCGGCTGCGGGACTCCCTCCAGCAGGGGCTGTTCGACGTGGGGGTCGAGAGCACTCCGGCGATGCCGGACGGCAGCGTCGGGCTGCCCGAGTTCACCCAAGAGGAACGGCTGGCCATGGAGAAGGAGATGCTGGGCCTGTACATCTCCGACCACCCGCTGGCCCACGTGCAGGAGGACCTGGCCGCGCGCACCAGCCTGCCCATCGGCCAGCTCGCCGAGGTGCGCGACCGCACGCCGGTCACCGTCGGCGGGATCGTCGCCGCCCTGAAGCGCACCACCACCAAGAGCGGCTCGGTGATGGCCTTCCTGACCCTGGAGGACCTCACCGGGAGCGTCGAGGTGATCGTCTTCCCACGCACCTACGAGCAGCACGCCGTCCTGCTGAAGAAGGACGCCATCCTGGTGGTGCGCGGGCGCGTGGACGTCGCCGAGCAGCAGGTGAAGGTCCTGGCCGACGCGCTCTTCCCGCTGGCGGAGGCGCCGGCCGCCGAGCCGGTCACCCTGAACGGTGTCGCCGTCCGACCGGCGGGGACGGCAGACGACGGGGAGGAGGGGGAAGCGCTCTCCGCCGCGGCCGAGGCCCCGGCCGCGGACCCGGCCGGAGACCTGCACGTGCGCCTGCCCGCCTCCCTCGGCCCCGAGGGCCTGGAGCGCCTGCGCCGCTCCCTCGACCGCCACCCCGGACCGCACGGGCTCGTCCTGCACCTGGTGGGATCGGGGCAGGAGACGGTGGTGCGGGCGCGCGGGGTGCGGGTGCGCGGGGAGGAGGCGCTGACCGTGCTGCAGGCGGAGTTCGACCAGGTGGCCGCCTGGCTGGAAGGACCCCCGTGA